AGCCCGAGACCATCAACTACCGCACCCTGAAGCCGGAGAAGGACGGGCTCTTCTGCGAGAAGATCTTCGGCCCGACCCGCGACTGGGAGTGCGCCTGCGGCAAGTACAAGCGCGTGCGCTTCAAGGGCATCATCTGCGAGCGCTGCGGCGTCGAGGTGACCCGCTCGAAGGTCCGCCGCGACCGCATGGGCCACATCGAGCTGGCCGCCCCCGTCACCCACATCTGGTACTTCAAGGGCGTGCCCTCGCGCCTCGGGTACCTGCTGGACCTCGCCCCGAAGGACCTCGAGAAGGTCATCTACTTCGCGGCGTACATGATCACGTCCGTCGACGAGGAGGCGCGTCACCGCGACCTGCCGAACCTCCAGGCGGAGCACGACCAGGAGACCCGCGTCCTCGAGGACCAGCGCGACGCCGACATCGCCGCCGTCGCCGCCGACCTCGAGAAGGACCTCGCCAAGCTCGAGGCCGAGGGCGCCAAGGCCGCCGAGAAGAAGAAGGCCCGCGACGCCGCGGACAAGACCATGGCCCAGATCCGCAAGCGCGCGGACGCCGAGCTGGACCGCAAGGCCCAGGTCTGGGACCGCTTCAAGAACCTCAAGGTCGCCGACCTCGAGGGCGACGAGGGCCTGTACCGCGCCATGCGGGACAAGTTCGGCGCGTACTTCGAGGGCTCGATGGGCGCGGAGGCGATCCAGCGTCGCCTCCAGACCTTCGACCTCGCCGCCGAGTCCGAGCTCCTGCGCGAGACCATCAAGACCGGCAAGGGCCAGCGCAAGACCCGCGCCCTGAAGCGCCTGAAGGTCGTCAACGCGTTCCTCACCACGGACAACTCGCCCGAGGGCATGGTCCTGGACGCCGTCCCGGTGATCCCGCCGGAGCTGCGCCCCATGGTGCAGCTGGACGGCGGCCGCTTCGCGACCTCCGACCTCAACGACCTGTACCGTCGCGTGATCAACCGCAACAACCGCCTGAAGCGACTGCTCGACCTCGGCGCGCCCGAGATCATCGTGAACAACGAGAAGCGCATGCTCCAGGAGGCCGTGGACTCCCTGTTCGACAACGGCCGCCGCGGCCGCCCGGTCACCGGTCCGGGCAACCGCCCGCTGAAGTCGCTGTCCGACATGCTCAAGGGCAAGCAGGGCCGCTTCCGCCAGAACCTGCTCGGCAAGCGCGTGGACTACTCGGGCCGCTCGGTCATCGTGGTGGGCCCGCAGCTCAAGCTGCACCAGTGCGGCCTGCCGAAGCAGATGGCGCTCGAGCTGTTCAAGCCGTTCGTGATGAAGCGTCTGGTGGACCTCAACCACGCCCAGAACGTGAAGTCCGCCAAGCGCATGGTGGAGCGCTTCCGCCCGCAGGTGTGGGACGTGCTCGAGGAGGTCATCTCCGAGCACCCGGTGCTGCTGAACCGCGCCCCCACCCTGCACCGCCTCGGCATCCAGGCGTTCGAGCCGCAGCTCGTCGAGGGCAAGGCCCTGCAGCTGCACCCGCTCGTCTGCTCGGCGTTCAACGCGGACTTCGACGGCGACCAGATGGCCGTGCACCTGCCGCTCTCCCCGGAGGCGCAGGCCGAGGCCCGTCTGCTGATGCTCTCGAGCCACAACATCCTGAAGCCCTCGGACGGCCGCGCCGTCGCCGTGCCGGCCCAGGACATGATCATCGGCCTGAACCACCTCACCACGGTGCGGGCCGAGGGGAAGGGCGCGGGCCGTCAGTTCGCCACCGTGGGCGAGGCCGTCATGGCCTTCGACAACGGCGAGCTGCACTTGAACGCGCCGGCGACCATCGGCGTCGAGGGCTTCGTGCCGTCGGCCGCCGTGGCCGCCCCGGAGGGCTGGACCGAGGGTGAGGTCGCGCTCATCGAGACCACCCTGGGCAAGGTCATCTTCAACGACCTGCTGCCGGCCGACTACCCGTGGCTGGACACCCAGGCCACCAAGGGCACCCTCGGCCAGCTGGTCAACGACCTCGCCGAGCGCTACCCGATGGTCGTCACCGCCCAGACCCTCGACAACCTCAAGGACGCGGGCTTCCACTGGGGCACGTGGTCCGGCGTGACCGTGGCGATCTCCGACATCACGTCCGACTTCGACAAGGCCTCGATCATGCAGGGCTACGAGGACCAGGCGCAGCGCGTGCAGGCCCAGTACGACAAGGGCCTGATCGCGGACGACGAGCGCCGCTCCGAGCTGATCGACATCTGGAACAAGGCCACCGACGAGGTCGCCGCGGCCATGAAGGCGGGCCTGTCCGAGCTGAACACCATCAACCGCATGGTGTCCTCCGGCGCCCGAGGCAACTGGCTCCAGGTGCGCCAGATCGCGGGCATCCGCGGCCTGGTGGCCAACCCGAAGGGCGAGATCATCCCGCGCCCGATCAAGTCCTCCTACCGCGAGGGCCTGTCGGTGCTCGAGTACTTCTCGGCCACCCACGGCGCCCGCAAGGGCCTGGCGGACACCGCCCTCAAGACGGCGAACTCGGGCTACCTGACCCGTCGTCTCGTGGACGTGTCCCAGGACGTGATCGTGCGCGAGGACGACTGCGGCACCGGCCGCGGCCTGTCCGTGACGATCGCCGAGCCGAACCACGACGGCGAGCTCGTCGTGCGCGAGCAGGTCGAGAACTCGGCCTTCGCGCGCACCCTGGCCCAGGCCGTCACGGCCGAGGACGGCACCGTCCTCGCGGAGGCCGGCGCCGACGTGGGCGACGTCCTCATCGGCGAGCTCGTGGCCGCCGGCGTGACCGAGATCAAGGTCCGCTCCGTGCTCACCTGTGAGTCCGCCGTCGGCACCTGCGCCAAGTGCTACGGCCGCTCCATGGCCACCGGCAAGCTGGTGGACATCGGCGAGGCCGTGGGCATCATCGCCGCGCAGTCGATCGGCGAGCCCGGCACGCAGCTGACCATGCGCACGTTCCACACCGGCGGCGTCGCCTCCGCGGACGACATCACGCAGGGTCTGCCCCGCATCCAGGAGCTCTTCGAGGCTCGCACCCCGAAGGGCGTGGCACCGATCTCCGAGGTCGCCGGCCGCGTGACGATCGAGGACACGGACGCGTCCGTGCGCCTGATCCTCACCCCGGACGACGGCTCCGAGGAGATCGCCTACCCGGTGCTGCGCCGCGCCCGCCTGCTGGTGGCCGACGGCGAGCACGTGGCCGTGGGCACCCAGCTCGTGGCCGGCGCCGTGGACCCCAAGCAGGTCCTGCGCGTGCTCGGCCCGCGTGCCGCCCAGCGCTTCCTCGTTCAGGAGGTGCAGGACGTGTACCAGTCCCAGGGCGTGGGCATCCACGACAAGCACGTGGAGGTCATCGTCCGCCAGATGCTGCGCCGCATCACCGTCATCGAGTCGGGCGAGACCGATCTGCTGCCGGGCGAGCTCACGGACCGCTCCCGGTTCGTGGCGGCGAACCGCGCCGCGGTCGCCGAGGGCAAGCAGCCCGCGGCCGGCCGTGACGAGCTGATGGGCATCACCAAGGCCTCGCTGGCCACGGACTCGTGGCTGTCCGCCGCGTCCTTCCAGGAGACCACCCGTGTCCTGACGCAGGCGGCCATGGAGGGCAAGGAGGATCCGCTGCTGGGCCTCAAGGAGAACGTGATCATCGGCAAGCTGATCCCGGCCGGCACGGGCCTGGACCGGTACACCCAGACCACGGTCGAGCCCACGGAGGAGGCCAAGGCGAACCTGTTCGCCGCGCCGGTCGGCTTCGCGGACTTCGACTACCCGGGCCTGGACCAGCCGCTGGGCGAGGCCGAGTTCCACGCGGTGTCCCTGGACGACTACGGCCGGGGCGGCGACTTCCGCGCCTGATCCGGCGTCGGCCCCGGCGTGAGCCGGGGCCGGCCCCGCGGGCCGCATCCCCATCGGTGCGGCCCGTGCACGAGGGGGCCCCCGACGGATTCCGATCCGTCGGGGGCCTCCTCGTCTGTGCCGGGGGACCGGGGTGCCCGGACTCAGCGGCGGGACATGTACAGGCCGAACGCGTGGGCGAGCGTCTTGTGGAGCGGGAAGTCCCACTCCCCGTGCGTCTGCACGATGTCCGCGCCCTGCGTCGTCTTGAACTCGGTGAGGCCGGTGATGCGGTCCTCGGAGTCCACGGAGCCGGGCACGCCGCCCAGGTCCAGCCAGTGGCAGCCGTCCGCGATGCCCTGGCGGATCTGCTCGAACTCGAGCAGGCGCGGGGCGTCGCGCTTGCGCTCCTTCTGGGAGGAGGCGGAGTACGGGCGCCAGCAGACGTGGCCCTGGCGGAAGTGGAACGCGGCGGCGACGGGATCGCCCTGGTACTCGGCCAGATAGTAGGTCACGTCGGCCAGCTCGGAGCCGCCCAGCTCGTCCATGAGGCGGGCGAAGTACTCCTTGCGGCGGCCCGTGAAGCCGTCGCGCTCGGCGGTCTCGTCCTGCAGGGCCTCCCACTCGTCCAGGCGCTCGGGGCCGCCCACGACGACGTCCAGGTCGTTGCGGAGCGACCGGCGGGTGCGCTTGCGGCTGGATCCGGACATGCGGGCGAGCACGCCCTCCTCGTCGAGACCCTCCAGGGGGATCCGAGCCTGGAACATCGGCTGGCCGGCGGAGAAGCCGGGCAGCACCTCGGGGGCGCGCCAGCCGGCCTCGCGCAGGCGGCGCTCGAGCTCCAGCGCGTCGGCGTGCTCCTCGGCGGGCTCGAGGTCGGTGAGCATGCGGTGCGCCGGGTCCGGCAGCGCCTTGCGCACGGTGTCCGCGTCCCAGCGCCGGACGACGCCGGGCGGGGCCACCCGCACGAGGAACGCGCCCTGCGCGTGCAGCTCCGCGACGAGAGCGGCGAGGGCTTCGACCACGTCCACGCCGGCGTCGAGCACGGGGCCCTCCGCCACGTAGGCGAGGAACGAGCGGCCCAGGAGCGGGGTGCGGCCGGGGACGGGGAGGCGGCGGCCCAGGACGAGGGCGGCGCCCACGAGGCGGCCGTCGGCCTCGAACCCGAGCGACTGGCCGCTCCAGTCCGTCTTCACGCGGGCCCAGCGGGGGTTCTGGAGGAAGGAGGCGCCCGGGTGGCGCCGCAGGACCTCGACGTGCTCCGCCTCGGTGATGGGTCGGACGGTCAGCGGCCCGACGGGCGGGGCGGCGGGCGCGGGGCCCCCCGTCGCGGACGGCGGCGCGGGGGAGGGGTGCGGGGCGTCGGGAGTCTGTTCAGTCACGGCGCCCACTATACGGTCGGCCCTGTTGGAGCGCCCGAGGGTGCGTGCTATGCTGGGCGAGATTGTTTTTCCAAGTGGCAGAGTGGACTCGGTCCGGTCGCGGGGTTGTTGCGCGACAGA
This sequence is a window from Micrococcus porci. Protein-coding genes within it:
- a CDS encoding DNA-directed RNA polymerase subunit beta', which encodes MTTENPFGLMRIGLATADDIRRWSYGEVKKPETINYRTLKPEKDGLFCEKIFGPTRDWECACGKYKRVRFKGIICERCGVEVTRSKVRRDRMGHIELAAPVTHIWYFKGVPSRLGYLLDLAPKDLEKVIYFAAYMITSVDEEARHRDLPNLQAEHDQETRVLEDQRDADIAAVAADLEKDLAKLEAEGAKAAEKKKARDAADKTMAQIRKRADAELDRKAQVWDRFKNLKVADLEGDEGLYRAMRDKFGAYFEGSMGAEAIQRRLQTFDLAAESELLRETIKTGKGQRKTRALKRLKVVNAFLTTDNSPEGMVLDAVPVIPPELRPMVQLDGGRFATSDLNDLYRRVINRNNRLKRLLDLGAPEIIVNNEKRMLQEAVDSLFDNGRRGRPVTGPGNRPLKSLSDMLKGKQGRFRQNLLGKRVDYSGRSVIVVGPQLKLHQCGLPKQMALELFKPFVMKRLVDLNHAQNVKSAKRMVERFRPQVWDVLEEVISEHPVLLNRAPTLHRLGIQAFEPQLVEGKALQLHPLVCSAFNADFDGDQMAVHLPLSPEAQAEARLLMLSSHNILKPSDGRAVAVPAQDMIIGLNHLTTVRAEGKGAGRQFATVGEAVMAFDNGELHLNAPATIGVEGFVPSAAVAAPEGWTEGEVALIETTLGKVIFNDLLPADYPWLDTQATKGTLGQLVNDLAERYPMVVTAQTLDNLKDAGFHWGTWSGVTVAISDITSDFDKASIMQGYEDQAQRVQAQYDKGLIADDERRSELIDIWNKATDEVAAAMKAGLSELNTINRMVSSGARGNWLQVRQIAGIRGLVANPKGEIIPRPIKSSYREGLSVLEYFSATHGARKGLADTALKTANSGYLTRRLVDVSQDVIVREDDCGTGRGLSVTIAEPNHDGELVVREQVENSAFARTLAQAVTAEDGTVLAEAGADVGDVLIGELVAAGVTEIKVRSVLTCESAVGTCAKCYGRSMATGKLVDIGEAVGIIAAQSIGEPGTQLTMRTFHTGGVASADDITQGLPRIQELFEARTPKGVAPISEVAGRVTIEDTDASVRLILTPDDGSEEIAYPVLRRARLLVADGEHVAVGTQLVAGAVDPKQVLRVLGPRAAQRFLVQEVQDVYQSQGVGIHDKHVEVIVRQMLRRITVIESGETDLLPGELTDRSRFVAANRAAVAEGKQPAAGRDELMGITKASLATDSWLSAASFQETTRVLTQAAMEGKEDPLLGLKENVIIGKLIPAGTGLDRYTQTTVEPTEEAKANLFAAPVGFADFDYPGLDQPLGEAEFHAVSLDDYGRGGDFRA
- a CDS encoding lipid II:glycine glycyltransferase FemX; amino-acid sequence: MTEQTPDAPHPSPAPPSATGGPAPAAPPVGPLTVRPITEAEHVEVLRRHPGASFLQNPRWARVKTDWSGQSLGFEADGRLVGAALVLGRRLPVPGRTPLLGRSFLAYVAEGPVLDAGVDVVEALAALVAELHAQGAFLVRVAPPGVVRRWDADTVRKALPDPAHRMLTDLEPAEEHADALELERRLREAGWRAPEVLPGFSAGQPMFQARIPLEGLDEEGVLARMSGSSRKRTRRSLRNDLDVVVGGPERLDEWEALQDETAERDGFTGRRKEYFARLMDELGGSELADVTYYLAEYQGDPVAAAFHFRQGHVCWRPYSASSQKERKRDAPRLLEFEQIRQGIADGCHWLDLGGVPGSVDSEDRITGLTEFKTTQGADIVQTHGEWDFPLHKTLAHAFGLYMSRR